From the Methanobacterium sp. BAmetb5 genome, the window TTTAATGCCGTTTAAGACCCTTTTCTGTTGGGAGGTGAGAAAGTTCATAAATATAGATTGTTCCACTTTAATATGCATTTTTTTAATAGACTCATTATTTTTCAGTAAATATTATATATATTATCAACTATTCGTAATATTGCTAATAAGTATTAAAATTGATATAGCCCAAAAAGTGCTATGAAGGTTGAAAAATGACAGACGAAAAGCCAATAAATATAGAATTTGAAATTGAGAATTTCGGCCCTATTACTAATTTACGATGTAATGATAAAACACGTTCGCTTAAAATGGGGATATATGCGAATAATGGGGTTGGCAAAACATTTTTCAGCCGTGCTTTCAGATTAGTATCCCAAAATAATCATAATACATCCAATAATCTTTTGACAACAGATCAATCAAAAGGCAAATTTACATTTAAAATTACAAACGAAAAAGACTCAGAAAAACCCTTAAGAAAATTAGAAATTGAATTAAACGAAAATTCTAAACCAATCATAAGAAATGATACAGGATACATTTTTCATGTGTACAACAGTGAGTATGTGGCCGAAAATTTGGAAAAAGAAAATTATAACCCAAACGATAATGACATTAAAGGGTATATTCTAGGCAAATCCAATATTGATTTGACCAAAGACAAATCAGAAAAAGAGAAATTCATCAAAAATCGGGACAAAATACAAGATAAAACCAATATTGCCATCATAAAAGTTAAAGAAGATTTAGTACGTCTTGGTGTGTCTCCAATTACAAATAATTACAAAGAAATTGATTTTAACAATTTATACAAAGGAATAGAAAAACAAGAAGACAAAAGTTTTGAATCCCTTGAAGAAATGTATCAAAAATTAGAATCAATGCCAGATGGAATAAACAACGTGCAAAAACCAAACTATACAATTAATAGTGCCGTTTTAAACGAAATTAAAACAATTTTATGTACTCCTTTTGAAAAATCTAAATTAAATGAAAGTTTCGTTAAAAAATTACAATCTAAACAAACTTTTATTAAAGAAGGTTTGAATTTATATCATTCTGATAACTCACAATGTCCATTTTGTAAACAAAAATTAGAAAAAAACGCGCTTGAAATTATTGAGTTATACACTCGATATATTGATGACAAGGAAGCTAAAATAATTAATAGTATTGAAACTGCCAAACAAAGATTAGAAAGGTTGAAAACAGATATTGAAACCCAATACAACGAATTTTATGAAATTAACACCCAATATAATGATATTAAAAAATATTTTCCATATCTAGAAGGTGAATTAAAAAGATTCCGTGACAATGAAAACGTGCTTAAAGAGATAAATGAACTAATGATAATGCTAAATGAAAAAAAAGAAGATATAACTTGTACTAATTTTGAATTTAATTACCATATAGAAAACATCCAAAAATTTTTAGAAAAATTAAAAACAGATTTACAAATCCAAATTGATGAGATCAACACACTTAATGAAACTAAAAACAAAATTAAAGATCAAAAACTTTTATTAAGGAAGCGGATGTGTAATGCTAAATTTATATCTCTCAAAAAAGATCAAAAAGACAATATACAAAAAATAAAAGAGTTAAATCAAAAAATTTCTGAAAAAGATAAGTATATAGAAGAAAAAGAGAATGAAGCTATAATAAATAAAAGGACAAAAGTTGTTGAAACCTTGAAAGAGCTTTTAGAATTATTTTTTGGAGATAAATATACCTTTGATGAAGATAAATTTTGTATAAAGTTTAAGGACAAATACTTGTATCATAATGCAACAAATGTGTTAAGTGACGGCGAAAAGGGAATTGTTGCATTTTGTTATTACCTTGCTACTGTTCACTCAATTATTGATAAAGAAGAAGACTATAAAAAGCTATTTTTTGTTATTGACGATCCAATCTCCAGTATGGATTATGGATTTGTTTATGCTGTTGCACAAAGTATAAACACACTAAATCAACATTTCGATCCTGAATTAAAAAGATTTAGATTTATAATACTCACACATAATTTAGATTTCATGAATATATTAATGAGTAACAGGATTATTTGTCAGAAATATATGTTTACCCATAATAGAATTAGTAAATGGAAAGAACAATTGATGTTACCCTATGAAAACCATTTAAAAGA encodes:
- a CDS encoding AAA family ATPase, which produces MTDEKPINIEFEIENFGPITNLRCNDKTRSLKMGIYANNGVGKTFFSRAFRLVSQNNHNTSNNLLTTDQSKGKFTFKITNEKDSEKPLRKLEIELNENSKPIIRNDTGYIFHVYNSEYVAENLEKENYNPNDNDIKGYILGKSNIDLTKDKSEKEKFIKNRDKIQDKTNIAIIKVKEDLVRLGVSPITNNYKEIDFNNLYKGIEKQEDKSFESLEEMYQKLESMPDGINNVQKPNYTINSAVLNEIKTILCTPFEKSKLNESFVKKLQSKQTFIKEGLNLYHSDNSQCPFCKQKLEKNALEIIELYTRYIDDKEAKIINSIETAKQRLERLKTDIETQYNEFYEINTQYNDIKKYFPYLEGELKRFRDNENVLKEINELMIMLNEKKEDITCTNFEFNYHIENIQKFLEKLKTDLQIQIDEINTLNETKNKIKDQKLLLRKRMCNAKFISLKKDQKDNIQKIKELNQKISEKDKYIEEKENEAIINKRTKVVETLKELLELFFGDKYTFDEDKFCIKFKDKYLYHNATNVLSDGEKGIVAFCYYLATVHSIIDKEEDYKKLFFVIDDPISSMDYGFVYAVAQSINTLNQHFDPELKRFRFIILTHNLDFMNILMSNRIICQKYMFTHNRISKWKEQLMLPYENHLKDIMLVSEERNPSHTTPNSIRHVLETICKFENREKNLDKYIAETPELRKNAHIPKLIQDLSHGKPRSDGLNEEVLINACSTVIDFISVKYPGHLQGLN